Within Porites lutea chromosome 2, jaPorLute2.1, whole genome shotgun sequence, the genomic segment GGAAGTCGCCCGAGATGAGTCGAAAAATAGTCTACCTTtgtaccacaggaacaccaCGTTAgaatgcgttctgacgaacgcaaTAAGATTATACACAGATCAGCCCATAGCCGGGGTGATGGGGGCTTAGTGAAGGGCCTGCAACTGGGATAAAGTTGGTGATTACAAATAGAAGGGCTTACAACCGGAATTATTCGGTATGGACCAGAGCTTAAAATTACGTGGGAAAAGGCGTCCTTAAAGCGACTTGTCTGTAAAAGCGACGTTCTGTCAGCGCGTGAAAGTCTGATGAAATTAGACCAAGTTTTATCTCCACATTATGGGTTAAAATAATccaaaacgttttgatttttcagaCCCACTATCCATACCAAGGAAATAACTTAAAACGGTTTCCTGTTTTAATCTTTCTTGGTAGGATCACTATTCTTCCTTCTGAAGAGACGTTCGCTCCAATGTTTGAGCGACTAAGAACCTTTCACCAAGAATTCATGGCGCAGTTTAAGGACACGAACTGACAAGATGGATTTACTGGATTTAGTTTCCAGTGATGACAATATTCAACCCAGACTCTTTGATATGTCTCCATCCTCATTTATCAGGGGAAATTGTTCTGatgtaaaatatatgtttgaAGAAGCAAAACTCCTGTTTGCAAATTTCTATTTCTCGAGAAAGGGTAGTAAATAGTTTTGATGACTCTTCATTCATCtatgattttcaaagtttttcaattgaCTTCCCTTCCCAGATTTGGCTATATATTATCTCTCAAAAAAAGACCCGGAAATGTTCAATAATAGGGTCAGAAAAAGTCTTGAATGAATGTGGCAAGCTGTACACAAATGTCCTTAACCACACAacgaggaaaaacaacattcttataatcCTCTCCTAAAATTGGCgtgaaaaaaagacactttcAACAATCTTCTGACTTTTCCTATCTTTAGGACACTTAAGTGTGCTTTTCCCATTTCAGCGTTTTTCCGGTCCATTCCTTGTGATATTCCAGACACAGATAAGAACGTACAGAAATCCTGTTTACTCTGTTTATATAAATAGCAACTTCAGTTTACTGAAGTCtcttaaaatgttgattttacTAACAGCGCTATTTTACCTTCAAAGCAAGTTGCATTATTAAAGTAGATATCGCGTtgtgaaaaaacaaattaagaacTAAACAACTTCTGCGCTTAAAGTACATAATGTATATATTTCATGTTTTGCGACCACAATCATAATGACTAACTCTAAACAAGGAAACGTAAAGGATATCTTTTCATTTTGGAAGCATACTAAACGTAACGAAAAGATAAACGAGACTACTAACCGGCTCTATATTTTAATTAGTTGTTGTATTTGACGAAATACTGTGGTTCAACTCATCAATGGtttagattttgttttcctttgtgttgCGGTATGGTTATGTTCGATTGAGAATCAACACATTtgaaccaaggaaaaaattgcaCCACAACATTTGTTTACGGCCCTTTAATCGAACTTTAAAGGCCGCAATAACAGTATACAATCAACtactgttttttattattattttattattattattattattttttatgaaGATAAAGACATCATTAGTTGGCTTCCAATtgttaaaacaaagttaaagcgCATGAAGAGGAATATCTCGGGCATTTTGTCCTCGTTGACGTTTAAATAACAGCAGGAGAGCTTTCCTAAACTCTGGAATTCTGATTGTGTAAACGATGGGATTAACAAGCGAGTTCATAAAATGTAGAATGATTAAAGAAAACTCCAAACGTAAAACTTCCTGTAAAGAAAAGAATTCAATGGTAGTAGTCAAAGATTTGAatgcaagaaaaataaaaaccacaTATGGTAGCCACATCAGTAGGGATACGATAgtcattatgaataatgttACGGTCAGTTTCCTTCTTCTGTTGGCTGCACCATGGTGCTGAGGATGCGCTCcacacaaaaatttaacaacaatgGAAGAGTAAGAAACAAAGATAACAAATAGACACAAACAACGGAATGATTGTAATAAGTAAAGATGATGTGAGAATTCTTCCCCATATTGTCCAAGTATTGAAACGGCAGTTGATACCATTGCAGCTAAAACCCAGACACAAGCAATAGTTACCCCGTAGACCCACTTTTTGATGAGGCGATGCCTGAAGGGAAGAATTGTTGCATGCATCCGATCTAATGAAATCGCTGCAATGTTTGTTAGAGAGGTCAGAGGAAACCAGACGAAAAGAACGTCAATTATCACATTCAGTTCCCGgcttaagttcatttttttcacaATGTCGCATTTGAAAAGGAGCTGTAGATATTGAAGtagaaaaaattgagaaaatccTCCGACAAACATATCAGCTACTGTCAGGTTTATAACTAGGTACATGGCACGAGTTCGAAGACTGcggttttttataaaaagaatgattgataGAAGGTTCACTGTTACTATAGCAACACACACGGTAAGGGTTACAGCAAACCAGGTGATGCACTCggataaagaaaataacatgacttgttttcttttacttcttttcgCTTCACACTTTTACCCGTTCTCTTCTGTTGTTCGTCTACCTTTagaaagaataaaattgaataaagTTTGGTTaattagaaaagaaaagtaggagGTGAACAAACAAGGTTGACGtctgtttttcaaagatcaGTAATGAAGATACATGAATAATAATTCGACGAATTAGGAAGCTCACCTTTaacttacagtttttcaaattgccTTCACAAAAGCTGAAGtgaaacccttgttttcacctgtGGAAAAAATATCAGTGACGTTTGAGGGGAGATAAATTGGTTGACTAAAAGCTGAGGGAATTAAATTTCCGGTTTCagctgaatatttttaaaactaattaatGTCAGCGCTCATTCACCTGAGTATAATAATGCAAATTATCTCCGGTACGGAGTATAGGAGATAATGACTTTCTACGTGTTATTTCTTGGGCATGTTGGTATTATCACCCCTTATTGgtgttagttaattatctattgtgctatgtagctatatatatttgttaatgtatgctgtttgtcactctcgctccagtacgctgtaccaggcagataattttttgttaggcaCAAGAAGACGCAAGATGCCCCTTCCGGGACCAGATGCTCCCGATTTGCGAGAAGAAGGTTCTTCTAACGCTGGTTCTGATGGTTTTCATTCTTTAGTGCAGCAGGCTGTAGCTGATTCGATGGCTTCCGTTACCATGCAGATATCGTCTTTAATCGACTCCCGCTTCGACAACTTTAAGAAGCAGTTCACGGAGGAAAATTCTTCATCAGTTGAGGCAGCCGTTAAACGTGCGAAGCGCGCtcgttttgttttccagagcaAAGGAAACGAGCAGCAGTTTGAACATGCCGAatctgttttggacaagctcgAGAGTGCGAAGGGTGCGCTTAACGCCAATGCCATTTCCAAAGCCAAAACCGCCATTGAAGAAGGTATTGCTTTAGTTACTAAAAGAATGAAGGTAATTAAGATCGCCGATAAAAGTCAGTATAGCTGGGCCACTGTTCAAGAGTACCTTTCGGACGAATTGGCATCTGACTCGGAGGACGAGAAGAGGTTATTTCGCTCGGAGGGGAGAGCAGAGAAGAAAGTTAAAGATTCGAAGAAGAAGCGCTCTCAGAAGTATCAGCATCAGAGATTTCAGCCTTATCCACCGTTCAACCCTAACCACCGTTCTTCCTTACCGACTTTGGATGCGCATTCTAATACAGGAAGTCGTTTTGGCCGTGATCTAGGCGTTCGTGGTCGACAGATTGGCCCGTGTTTTAAGTTAAGTGgcaatttgttattgttgttgtttcttaactGCTTAGACTAGCTTTGGTTACTCTCTGGCTTTTGCCTGGTACTTGGAGCAGGCCTTATCCTCCAAGATTATAtggttttcttgcattgttatttagcgtagaatgcaaattatctccggtacggagtataggagataatgactttctacgtgttatttcttgggcatgttggtattatcaccccttattggtgttagttaattatctattgtgctatgtagctatatatatttgttaatgtatgctgtttgtcactctcgctccagtacgctgtaccaggcagataattttttgtttatcatttttcttattcatttttgtctccttttgttttttcctttctcatttttagtgctggGAATATGGTCATTTGGCCTCCAATTGTACTGGCAAAGCTGGCGAGCGCTCGAAGTGACTAGATTACTCTCACGAGTTTGAGCTCGATTCAGACGATGAggtttcagaaattttattaGTTTGCCATTCTAAAGGATCGGAGTTCCCTTTGGTAGAGCCGTGCGTCAAAGGTCGTCTAGCTAACGCTTTTGAATTTTGGGAGAAGGATTTAGAGGCCCCTCCTTTTGTTATGGGTATCATTAGGCAAGGGTATTCTTTACCGTTTAGCGAATTTCCGCCTCGTTGCTTTCTATCGAACAATCGTTCTGCGTTGAGGAACCCGCAATTTGTTGAGTCTGCTATTCTTGAATTATTGGAGAAGCAACTGATTAATGAGCATAGTTTTCCTCCTCATTGCGTCAATCCTCTTACAGTTGCAGAAGGCAAGAAGCTCCGCCTGGTCATAGATTTGCGCGAGGTTAACAAGTATTTGGTTAAACCCAAATTTCGTTATGAAGATTTGCGATCTTTGAGTGAGGTCTTTGAGCAGGGATTTTGGTTCTTCACGTGGGACCTGAAATCGGGTTACCATCatgtggatatttttcatcCTCATCAGCAATTTTTGGGCTTTGCGTGGGATTTTGAGGGAGTTACTAGATACTTTACTTTTGCTGTTCTCCCATTTGGATTAAGCACCGCGTGTTTTTGCTTTACCAAGCTTTTTCGCCCTTTAGTTAGGAGATGGCGGCTGATGTCCCACAACTGTTTTGTGTATTTAGATGACGGGATTTCAGGTCAGCATGACTATGTTTCTGCTCGAGCTGCTAGTCTTATTCAGCGTTCGGATTTAGCTTCGTCTGGCTTCATCCCTAATGAGTGTAAATCACAATGGGAGCCTGTTCAGGTTGGGGAATGGTTGGGATTCCTCATTAACACTATTCTATTCATGTTTCAAATACCAGAAGCCAAGCTGGCTAAGTTAAAGCGTTCTCTAGAGTCCATGATCCTGGATGGCTACGCAACCTATCGGGAGTTGGCTCGCCTTGCCGGTTTCATCATTTCGCTTTCCCTCGCAGTTGGCCCTATTGCTCGTCTATTCACAAGACAGATGTACTTTTTTATTCAGTCCAGGCCCTCGTGGGATGTCTCGTTTACCTTTTCCGAGGCCCTATTGCAAGAGCTTAAGTTTTGGCTTCTGCATATCGATTCTTTTAATGGGTATTCTATTAGGGGTGTCTTTTGTGCCGAGTCTACTATTTATACCGATGCTAGTGATTTTGCATTCGGCGGCTATTTAGCCACTCTGGGTGGTGAGCCAGTTCGGGGTATGTTTTCCCCGGCTGACGTTGATTCGAGTTCTACTTACCGCGAGTTGAAAGCGGTATTCTATGTTTTGAAGTCATACGCCGTCAGTTTGAAGCATCAGAGAGTGAAAGTTTTTGTTGACAACATGGGCGCCTCTCGTATTCTGATGGTTGGCAGCTCTAAGCTTCATTTACAGCAGATTGCTGTTGACATATTCAGTATCTGTTTGTCTTTTGGCATTTCCTTAGATTCGCAGTGGTTGCCTCGCGAAGAGAACGCTCGTGCCGATTTACTCAGCAGGTTCATTGACAGAGATGATTGGAGTTTGAACCCCGTGGTTTTCCAATCCCTTGATGCTAGGTGGGGCCCTCATTCGGTGGATCGCTTTTCGTCTTATTTCAACTCGCAAGTTGTTAGGTttaattccaaatatttttctccGGGTTGCGCCGCTGTTGATGCCCTAGCTCAGGATTGGAGTTCCGATAATAATTGGTTGTGTCCTCCGACGCATTTGATCGTCGCTGCGGTTAAGCATTTGCGCTACCACAAAGGGGTTGGGACCATAATTATTCCGGAATGGCCATCTGCTtccttttggccctttttacaCATCAGTCCTTCTCGATTTCATACTTTTGTCAAAGAATTTGTTGTGCTTCCAAGGCTTGCAGATCTACTTATTGAAGGACCTGGACAGAGGGAAGTGTACCGCAAGAAACCTTCCGTGTTCGTTGGATGTCCGTCATTTAATATGTTGGCTCTCCGCCTTGATTTTCGCTAATTTACCACGTTAGTGTTGAACTCTTGGTTTTTTAGGTTGATATtgatttgcatgttttttctgAGCCGTTCGCGCAGTTAATGTTTtagtgtttattattatatttctgtATGTAGCGTGCAGAATTGCATACCTCCCATTTTGGTTGAGGTGTTGGCTCCGCATTTTGCGGTACGTTATAGTTGTcgttcagttttagtatttttgggTTCGTTTGTGTTATTTTGCCTCCCATTTTGGTTGAGGTGTTGGCTTCGCGTTTTGCGGTAGCGATTTTTGTTGTCGTTcattttttaggtattttttgctttgttcggTTGCATTATTCTTACCTCCCGTTTTGTGTGGTGCCAAATCGTACGCCTCCTGTCAGGTTGCGCTAATCAGTAGATTGTGCGTCGTGTCAATCTGTTTCTTCGTTCTATCGTCTTATTAGTTTTATTGCTTACCATCTGATTTGGTTTTTGGTGTTGACCGCGTAGGCTTAGTTGGGCTGTCGAGTTTGCGTATCTTCCTTATAGTTAATTGCTTGATTCATTGTTCTGTGTTCTCTCGCTCTTTTATCTCGTCAGATATTAGCAAGGTTGGCGTGTGGAAGGAGGCTCGGAAGTTGTCCGATCCGGAGTTATCCATTCAAGTTCCTCATCTTTTAGATTTAGTCCTGGCATCTAACGCTCCTAGTACTACCTCCAAGTACTCGTACGGTTGGGCCCGTTGGCGTCGCTGGACGCAGTCAAAACAAGGCGTTTCTTTCATGCCCGCTCATCCGTTGTGCATTGCCCTGTACTTATTGGAGTTAACTGAAGATGCCTTGCAGAAGAATAGTGGTTGCTCTGCTATTGATTCTGCGCTTTATGGTATTCGTTGGGCGCACAAGATAGCAGGTCTGGCGTCGCCCACAGAGCATCCAACGGTTATTGCAGCCGCGGAAGGAGCTAGAAGAAAGTTATCTAAGCCAGTTCAACCCAAGCAACCCCTGGATCTTGAGACTGTTGTCAAAGTCGCTCAGTATTATGACACAGCTTTAGCTTCTCTTGCAGAcattcgttttttgtttgtatttttagttgGCTATGCTGGTCTATTTCgagtttctgagttattgagTGTTAAGATCAAAGACATTACCATTGTTCACGATAGCATGTCGATTTTCGTCTCTAAGAGGAAGAATGATCAATTTCGTGAAGGGCATACTTCTATAATTGCCAGATCTGGTAAGGTTTCATGTCCCGTTTCAATCACTGAGAGGCTTCTTGTTCTGTTGGCTAGTCCTAAGGAATCTTGTTCTCCTGTTTTGCGTAGAATAGTTCGCACTAAGAATGGCGCATATTTTCACAAGTCTCTAGGGATTAGTTACTCCACTATTCGTGACGAATTCAAGAAATATGTTTCGCCGTTTGTGAATGATCCAAGTGATTATTGTTTACATAGCCTCAAATCAGGTGGCGCGTCTAATGACGGTTATAAGCTAAGCGATCCCGAGCTGAAAGATAGACATGCAGGATGGAAGAATCCTTGCACTAAGAGGCGTTACACCAAGCGTTCTCATTCTGAGATGCTTGAAGTTACTAGAAGTATGGGTATCTAAGGTTAAGGTTTTTTGGCCAGTGGAGGGTCCGAGTGTGTGTCGTGGCTCCACCCAGGTTTCCCGTTCCCTTTGATAAGGGTTATGTGGGTTTTTCCTGGCCCCCCTGACACTACTCGTTTGATGTGATTTAGTTGTTAATAAAGTTTGCCTGGTACTTGGAGCAGGCCTTATCCTCCAAGATTATAtggttttcttgcattgttatttagcgTAGAATAATTGTTTACTATAGTATATAGTATGTTATAGTATATATAACCCATTTTTGGAAAACCAGCCTAACGAAATTCagttgcagtcatttgagtgaaaaggcgtcaaaaggcaggtttcttaagcccgagaacggctccaaaatcacagtaacgaaggaaaaggaaaggagaaaaagaaagagcgacaGAGGAGAtcaggaaaggaggagaagaaaaaaacgcaatggttgcactcttagtttttataatgagCTGCTTAGCGTATAGTTTTTGGCCGATTTAAACTGTTGGACGGAAAAGGTTCATTTGacgataacgttttcaaaaatccggctagatatatacaGCTAAACATATGTTATTACATCGGAGCAAAAAATGCTTGTGGTAAAATGCAAAGGGTACTACTAACTAACTAGTTAACTAACAATCTAACTGTGGCTAAAATTGCATTTGAATCTATTAcattaatacttttttaacatttttatttcgctctttaaaaatattgaaggtCTGAATTATATAGAGAGAGTAGCTGATCACGAGAATGAAAATGTGACTATCATTTCAGTTAACCCTTCTAAGACAATCAAATGTCCATAGTGAGAccggaaaaaaattaaatgtttcatgCAAACTCTTCGTGAACAATTTCACTCAGTTAAAGGAGCTGAACTTTCTCATGAAAATATGACTGAAGAGGGCCTTAAGTCGCGGCTTAGCTCGGACAATCCttgtattttaacattttccattgcaagaattttttacgttcgaggtacgagaacgcaactcctaatttgtgttgggtgttctgtgcattattgggtgtctTGTGTAATTAATGAGGGAGGTTTTTGCGAGATCGcattcgtcgtcgtcgtcgacacactagggaacttaagaaccacgacgaagttcacgacgacgacgtctgttgactgggaaaggactggtacgagaacgtcagtttcggcgtgaaaaaggaaacttaagatgcagtcgaccggtaggtcgacgacgacgacactgaatgtaaacacaaatgtagactgtgatgttcgttctcaacaaagttttttcgcaaaggcgtcttttaagacgatgcaagatcttattttataagccgtacgtctactttcattgacgatgaagaatttttcgtgttgtctgaccttttcgaatggaaaaatctctgctttccgtacgaaggttattcaactttcaacctgaatgacatgaccgagtccgagcgtctgtcagagtttagattttgaaaaagagacattctgatgCGATGGCTGTTTTCCATATGAACttcatttcctctatattaaagatatatgatttgcccgacctaaatacgtacaaataaatttgtcacttacgggttcgctcgctcggcctgcacagctcagtgttgtcttcgaagtaaacacaattcatcagtcaaattttcaatcaacatcgcttgttaggagaaaaaagaaagcatacctggatttacgaggtgaaaaaatacaaagctcttgaaaaatcgcttaaaaacagggagttatacctgccgaagcttgtggattgcaggacgacgtgagtctactgtgtttggcgtcgtcgacgacaccacgacgacgaaatttgttaaccgcgcttgcgcagtgcacggtatctcacttccggtcgtcgtcgacaaagtcgtcgtcgtggttcttaagttccctattagggaacttaagaaccccgacgacgaccggaagtgagttacagtgtactgcgcaagcgcgaccagtaaatttcgtcgtcgtggtgtcgtcgacgacgccaaacaaagtagaatcacgtcgtcctgcaatccacaagcttcggcagttataaatccactgttttaagcgatttttgaagtcctttgcattttcttatcgtcgtaaatccaggtatcgttccttttttctcctaacaagcgatgttgattgagaATTCGactaatgaattgtttttacttcgaagaatgacaacagctgaggaggccgagcgagcgaactcatAAGTGATAAacttatttgtacgtatttaggtaaggcaaatcatatatctttaatatggaggaaataaactttatatggaaaaccgttatcacatcagaatgtctctttttccaaatctaaactttgacagacactcggactcggtcatctcattcaggttgaaagttgaataatcttcgtagggaaagcaggtgtttttccactcgaaaaggtcagacaacacaaaaaattcttcaccGTCAATGAgattagacgtacggcttaaaaaataagatcttacattgttttaaaagacgctattgcgaaaaactttgttgcgaaagaacatcacagttttaaatttgtgtttacatttcgtttacattcagtgtcgtcgtcgtcgacccatcgactgcatcttaaatttcctttttcccgccgaaactgacgttctcgttccagtcttttcccagtcatcagacgtcgtcgtcgtgaacttcgtcgtggttcttaagttccctacttttgcctcgctttgaggcgcttgcttacgttttgcttcactttgacgcgctaacgcACATAGTGATTCGTGTgccctcggcgttcatctttcaaacgtttgctttgttttctgtcttcgtaaatcgTTCATCATTTTAAAgtgtgctgaatcttcgtaaagcgtaaatatttaagagtttgctgaaggtctactatcgatctaTGTTTGCTGAATTTTTCAAAaggttcatctttcaaaagttttggcggccgttgtgccacaaagtaaatctaccgagttgtgtagctggGCGGCAGTTGTGCGACAAAGTAAATCTACAAAGTTGTgcagctcggcggccgttgtatcacaaagtaaatctacagagaggtgaagctcggcggcgctgTTTCATTTTGACTTGAATGTGATATTTTCGgtaccggacaaacgaacattataggtctatgttatttattcggaaaaacttGTAAACAGCCCACAGTAGCTCCATTCAAGTCACTAGCTGAAATCAAGACACTCGACAAAATTACTGCACTTATTGAGACGGACCATACGATATCACTAGCCTTCAAGGCTTTTATAATGATActcagtttaaatagaggtttcgctgtaagCAATCCTTATCTTTTAAATATgccatgatcaaattaaagcccggtttccatatgatcgcttatccctgtgatcgctgcgatcgctgagaaaaaacaaacttgtgCAAGCGCAGCGATCATAtgaaaccactctccagcgatcgcCGCGACAGCAATCGCTGAGATATAAAACgttctatctcagcgatcgctggagagtgctttccatatgatcgctgaactattttttctcagcgatcgtagcgatcatatggaaaccgggcTTAATCTATCGCA encodes:
- the LOC140927277 gene encoding uncharacterized protein, with translation MNLSRELNVIIDVLFVWFPLTSLTNIAAISLDRMHATILPFRHRLIKKWVYGVTIACVWVLAAMEVLRLEFSLIILHFMNSLVNPIVYTIRIPEFRKALLLLFKRQRGQNARDIPLHAL
- the LOC140927565 gene encoding uncharacterized protein; translation: MYAVCHSRSSTLYQADNFLLGTRRRKMPLPGPDAPDLREEGSSNAGSDGFHSLVQQAVADSMASVTMQISSLIDSRFDNFKKQFTEENSSSVEAAVKRAKRARFVFQSKGNEQQFEHAESVLDKLESAKGALNANAISKAKTAIEEGIALVTKRMKVIKIADKSQYSWATVQEYLSDELASDSEDEKRLFRSEGRAEKKVKDSKKKRSQKYQHQRFQPYPPFNPNHRSSLPTLDAHSNTGSRFGRDLGVRGRQIGPCFNAGNMVIWPPIVLAKLASARSD
- the LOC140927564 gene encoding uncharacterized protein isoform X1, which translates into the protein MILDGYATYRELARLAGFIISLSLAVGPIARLFTRQMYFFIQSRPSWDVSFTFSEALLQELKFWLLHIDSFNGYSIRGVFCAESTIYTDASDFAFGGYLATLGGEPVRGMFSPADVDSSSTYRELKAVFYVLKSYAVSLKHQRVKVFVDNMGASRILMVGSSKLHLQQIAVDIFSICLSFGISLDSQWLPREENARADLLSRFIDRDDWSLNPVVFQSLDARWGPHSVDRFSSYFNSQVVRFNSKYFSPGCAAVDALAQDWSSDNNWLCPPTHLIVAAVKHLRYHKGVGTIIIPEWPSASFWPFLHISPSRFHTFVKEFVVLPRLADLLIEGPGQREVYRKKPSVFVGCPSFNMLALRLDFR
- the LOC140927564 gene encoding integrase/recombinase xerD homolog isoform X2, producing MPAHPLCIALYLLELTEDALQKNSGCSAIDSALYGIRWAHKIAGLASPTEHPTVIAAAEGARRKLSKPVQPKQPLDLETVVKVAQYYDTALASLADIRFLFVFLVGYAGLFRVSELLSVKIKDITIVHDSMSIFVSKRKNDQFREGHTSIIARSGKVSCPVSITERLLVLLASPKESCSPVLRRIVRTKNGAYFHKSLGISYSTIRDEFKKYVSPFVNDPSDYCLHSLKSGGASNDGYKLSDPELKDRHAGWKNPCTKRRYTKRSHSEMLEVTRSMGI